AGGGGTGGGCTACCCTGGAGCACATTACCATTAAGTAAATGTCCGATATATGATGGCCTCTGGTTTGACATTTCCTAAGTTGGAAGGTCCTAGTTTTACACAATTATCACATTACTAAGCTTATTAGCATTGTTTGAAATTTTAGGTAGTAGACATGAGAGCACCATGTACGTTGATTTGCTCTAGCTTCTTTATCTCTGTATCTTATATGCATTCCCCAGAGGGATACTACGTCTCCTTGAACAAACAGGCGGTTTTTCAAAGGCAGAGTCCGTATCTTCTTTGTCATTTGAATCTCCCTTCATTATCTAGGACTGAGGAGGTTTATATGCTTAGGGATGAAAAGGGTCAAACACGTCCTCTACTGTGTAGTTCTCAAGACTTCACAGGGAAGTAAGTTACTTAACTCTCGGGtggttcttttctgtctttctctggTGTGAGTTATCTAATAACCAAAGAGGACTCTGACCTTTGGCCTGTTCCTAATTTTCTAACGCCTTTCattggagggagggaaggtgatgGGGGTGCTCTGTGATGTGAAAGCCCCACATATCCTCTTCCCCATACTTTACTTCTAAAGCAGACTGGAGAAAATATGAGAAGTATAGCTAGTGTGGGTCAGGGGGGCTCAAAAGGGCTAGTGCTGGAAACCAGAAATAAAGTGGTGTGAATCAGATAGTAAATGGTGATAAGAGAGGCACCCTGCTGAGAATGAAGGGCCAAAAGTAGTGCCTCCTCAGTGGGCCAGCTAAATGTCACTTAGTAACATCCCAGAAACCCACTTAAAGTCTCTGCATCCTGCCAGGTGGTCAGTTTGCCCACAGCATCCTGAGATCTTCCTGGATGAGCCCTGCCATCAGGGCCCAGGCAGAGGCAGGAAGTCAGGGATAGATGATCATATAGGATGGGGGTAGTGGAGCCAGGGAGTCACCAAGGTAAGGAACAATTTCTGGAGGAGAGGGCTGTGTTGGGAAGAACTGgtggaggagagagaaggggTAGCATTGTAATCTAGGAAGGAAGACTTGGGCAGGGGTTGGTAGAGCCAGGTTGGTTGAAGCCTAAGCTGTGGGGAGGTGAGTGTCCCAGGAGATGAAATCCTAGACAAGAGGGGAAACGGAAGTCCTGACCTCTCCCTTCTCACATGCCTCCATCTACTCAAATCCCCTTGCCTTCAGGTACGATGGAGGACAAACGCAACATCCAGATCATCGAGTGGGAACACCTGGATAAGAAGAAGTTCTACGTATTTGGCGTGGCAATGACAATGATGATTCGTGTCAGTGTCTACCCATTCACGCTCATCCGCACCCGGTTGCAGGTTCAGAAGGGCAAGAGCCTCTACCATGGGACCTTTGACGCCTTCATCAAGATCCTGCGGGCAGATGGTGTGACCGGTCTGTACCGGGGGTTCCTTGTCAACACCTTCACGCTCATCTCTGGCCAATGCTACGTCACCACTTATGAGCTCACTCGCAAGTTTGTATCTGACTACAGCCAGAGCAACACAGTCAAATCGCTGGTGGCTGGTGGCTCGGCCTCTCTGGTGGCTCAGAGCATCACGGTGCCCATTGATGTGGTCTCCCAGCACCTGATGATGCAGCGCAGGGGTGAGAAAATGGGCCGCTTCCAGGTGCGTGGGGACCCAGAGGGACAAAGGGTGGTTGCTTTTGGCCAAACCAAGGACATCATGAGACAGATCCTGCGGGCTGATGGGCTTCGAGGGTTCTACCGAGGATACGTGGCTTCGCTGCTTACCTACATCCCAAACAGTGCTGTCTGGTGGCCCTTCTATCACTTCTACGCAGGTAAGTAAGGTCCAGGAGAGTGATGCAAGGATGGATTTACTAATGGGGGTGAGATGCTGTTGCTCTGTGCATGTTGGAGAAAAGGTGAGATTTAATGGAGGAACTGAGTCCTTATTATGTGCCGAGAGGATTCAAAGATAAGACATAGTTCTGGCCGTCAAGGAGCTGGTAATAAAGGAGAGGGAATGACAAGTAAAATAGGTGACTGTAGAGCGGTGCTAGGGTATGCTCTggatgtgttggaatcaactagggATAGCAGAATATTGGCAAAGAATTGAAGGATGGGGAAGGACAAAGTCCATGGGCTGTTTGGGATTTGAGGATGAAATTGATGGACAACAGTAAGCTTTTGAGTTGGATGTCTTTACTTAACGTTGTTAAATTTAAAGTGAGCTATAACCTTGAACTTCTCCATTTCCTATAATGTATCTTTGTTCATAAGAcattttacttctctttttttaCCAGAAATGGGATTACTGGGTCAAAAGATAACATTTTTGAGGGCCTTGATAAACATGCTTCCAGATTTCCTTCTACAAGGGCAGAATACATTGCCAAGAGCAGGGCCAGAGCGTGCCTGCTATCCTGTGATCTCCACAACTTTGGGTGACCACCAATCTCTGCTGCTGGCTCCTTACCCTTGGCAATAGTCATTCTTCCCCATCCACCTGGAAATTTTCTGACCTAACTTTGTAATAACTTCCTAATTTTGTAATCATTTTGTTTCTGTGGTGCTGTGCTTTTCTGattctcctcctctttttctgattataccttctttattttccccctagctctgtttctttctttttctgtttaacATAGTCTTCTATCTGGAGTATCTGGTAAAGATCTAGATTCTTAGACTCCATCCGTGATTCTTTGTATCAGACTTTCTGTGAGTGGTTCCTGGCAATCTTTTggaggggggggggcggggggcagggggagggtaaATATGGTCCTGGCAATCTTAATGTTAAAAAAGCTCCCCAGAAAATGTGAACGTTTTCTCTGGAGTGTGTCTTTGGCCTTCTCTCCTCATTTGAATTCATTTACAGCTCGGGCGGAACTTTTCTGATATGTCCCAAATTGgggccctggtgacgtagtggttaacagctcggctgctaaccaaaaggtcggcagttcagatccaccagccactccttggaaaccctatggggtggttctactctgtcctatagggccactatgagtcggaattgactcgacagcaatgtgtttggttttggttttattcccaGACTTCCCCGTAGAGAGCTCTGCGTAGACATTCTGACTGTTGGACTTCTCAACCTGGATGCATCTACTTACATGTAAAATTGCATTCAATTACCTATCCTTCATCCCACACCTGTGTTTCCTTCTGACTTACTTTTCATCTGTCAGTGGCCTTGATATTCTCTCCATCACTGAGGCTTGAAGCTTTGATGCTTGACTGCCCCCTCTTCCTTGTCTCCACATCTAGTCCTGGTGACTCCAGACTGCCTCTCCCAACTTTCTTTCCACTTCTGCTGCCTTCCCTGGAAACCATACCTGTGGTACCACCTTCCTGGGCTGCTGCATCAGCCTTCCAGCTGTCCTCTCCCAGCCTAAGCTCTTTTCCTTCCCATCCACTGCACACATCCCTAATGGATTAGTTTACTAAACCCTAGTTGTGATGTTCATCAGTTGCCACTGTGTGTGGAGGAAAATCCAAACTCTTCAGCCTGGCTTTGACTTCCCTTTCCAGTGAAATCTCCTGCTGCTCCCCTATGTATAGTCTAGGCTGCAGCCAGGCAGATTACTAACAGTTCTTCAATCATGCACCCTCCTTCCCACCTTTGTGCTTTCTTCATGCCAGCCCTCTGCCTAGAGTGCCTTCCAGATCCATTTATCCCTGGTGAAATCATGACTCACCCTAAATGCTCCTTGCTTCATCCTTTCCCATCCTCTCCACGTATCCCTTAACCCAGAAGcaatctcttccttcctttcacccTTACGACACTTTGTTTGAGTCTTTCTTAGTGCGGTTCTCACATTTTGCCTTGATGTTATTCCCGTGTGCCTTATCTCTTCTACAAGGAAAGGTCCCTGGAGGGGGAGGAAACTTAACATTTATCGAATGCCCACTACTCTATGTGCAGGCCCCGTGCTGAGACCTTGCATCTCCCATTTCACCCTCGCCACAATctatgacctagatgtcctcgcAGGACACCTTCCCTGACGTCCCAGTCTAGATTTGGTccctttttatatgtttttatgaAGCCGCATTACTTATCTCTCAGAACACTCAGCTGAATTTGTGATGACACATTGATTTGTGTGACTATTAAGTTAGTGCCTCTTTCTCCCACTAGATTGCAACTCTGTGAGAACAGGGACCATGCCTGTTTTTGTCCACCATTGTACCCCCTGTCCCCAACACCTGGCTCAGGGTCTGGTGAATCGTAAGTGCTcagtaatatttgttgaatgagtagaTTGGCTCTTGTCACTCCCTTGCTTAGTATCTGCCAATGCTGCCTCACGGGCATTTATAATCCAATCCAGTTTCCTTCCAATGGTCTACACAGTTCTTCATGACCTGGCCCCTTTCTGCTTCTCCAGCCCCATCTCATGCCTCTCACCCCTTGCTCACTCTGGCCCACCCTCACTGCCCTTCTCTAAGTTCCTGGAACACACCAGGCTGTTCTCACCTCAAAGCCTTTGCAGGTAGTGTTCTTTCTGCCTGGAACACCCTTTCCCCTGCTCTTtgtgtggctggctccttctcacgCATCAGGCCTCAGCTTACATGCCACCTTTGCAGAGCCCTTCTTTAACCACCCTGTTGAAAAGAGggctctttctgttttctctttcagcaCCTTGTTTTCTTCACAGCATTTGCCATAATTTGCAATTATTTTACCTCCAACTCCCAGCTCCCTAATTAGAATATAaattttctcttccatttctCTGTTTTTTGGCCAGTGCCTGGCATCCAGTAAGCACTCAATGAATATTCATTTATATTACTTTTCCAAAGTCATTTAGCCAAGAGGGGCTTAAATCAAATCTGCCTGGGTTGATGTAGCCTGCAGataataggtactcaataaatatttgttgaatgaataagagagaagaaagaagcatGTGGGGCTCTTTCCCCTACCTTCTCACCTTTGTTTTTTCATCCTGCCCCTACACCCCAGGAAAATGTCATATCTGCATGATTAAAATTGGAAACTGGATCTGCTGCAGCTTGCAGTCCTGGGGGCCAGTGCAGACAGGCCCAAGGGACTGGTATTGCCAGTCCAGACGCCACCTTCTAATGATAGCAAAATGCCTTCTTTTCAGGAGAAAAAGGACACCCGTAAGGCAGCGTCGCCAGTTCAGTTTGTTTCTGTTTGTGTACTGACCCTGAGGAAGAAAGCGATTAGAAACTGGGGGAGGGGTGGTTCTGCTCGGGCTTAAGGACCCTTGCCATGCCTGCTGGGACTTAGAATCCTCACTTCTGTCCTGCCAACCCCTACCTCCCTATTTCTCTCCAAGTCTTCAGTTGCCTGGCCGCAAACTGCCAAAACTAGgagcatgagaaaaaaaattcttaaaggtATCACGATGACTGAACTGCAGAAGAAAAAACTAGAGGGAGTCTTCACAATGATGACTCTATTACACATCCCattctcactcagagtaaaaacCAGTGACCTTGCAATGGCCTCAAGACCCCAAAGGATTTACTTCTTAGGCCTCATCTCCTGTTCCTGCTCTCACTCATCCTGCTCCACATGGGCCTTCCTGCCGCTTGAGCACTTCAGGTGGgggtcctgcctcagggcctttgcctaGGATGTTACCTCTGCTTGGAAAGCTCTTCTGCAGAGCCATTCAGATCTCCTTCAGGTTTTTGCTCAAATTTCACCTTTTTGGAGAGGACTTCCATGACTGCCTTGTTTAAAATGGCAACCTCTTTACTCCCTACCCTCGGCACCCCCTATCTCCctctcctgttttatttttatctataaCACACATTGTTTTTGGACATAActgtatatatttgtttttatttgtttattgtcagtCTTCCCCCACTAGGATGTAAATTTCATAAGGCCAGGAATTTGAGGCTGTTTTATTCATTGTTATATCCTCAGGGCCTCGGGTGACTGGCCCATGGTAGTTAACTCAATAAACTtttcttaaataaatgaataaactctTGTCTTTCACCTCCAGAGAGGATGAAGCAAAAAATTCAATTGCAGGTGGACTTCCTAGTGATACTGGGAATGGGTGAACCTGGGTACCATTCCATCTTCATCAGCAGTTagaaaaatgaatttctctttcttGATATGGGCTAGAGAAAAATTTTCACTGTCAGATAtgacttttcctttttattttaaatgttttttttttaataatttttattgagctttaagtgaacgtttacaaatcaagtcagtctgtcacatatatgcttatatacaccttactccatactccaccttaatctccccctaatgagtcagtccttccagtctctcctttcgtgacaattttgccagtttctaaccctctcaaccctcctatctcccctccagacaggagatgccaacacagtctcaagtgtccacctcatacaggtagctcactcttcatcagcatctctttccaacccattgtccagtcccttccatgtctgatgagttgtcttcaggaatggttcctgaagccaacagaaggtttggggaccatgaccgccaggattcctctagtctcagtcagaccattaagtctggtctttttatgagaatttggggtctgcatcccactgatctcttgctccctcaagggttctctgttgtggtccctgtcagggcaagcatcggttgtggccgggcaccatctagttcttctggtctcaggacaatgtaagtctctggttcatgtggccccttctgtctcttgggctcatagttattgtgcgaccttggtgttcttcattctccttagatccaggtgggttgagaccaattgatgcatcttagatggccacttgttagcatttaagaccccagatgcctcatttcaaagtgggatgcagaatgttttcataatagaattatttcgccaattgacttagaagtccccttaagccatagtccccaaacccccacccttgctccgctgaccttcgaagcattcagtttatcccggaaacttctttgcttttggtccagtccagttgagctgaccttctgtgtattgagtattgtccttcccttcacctaaagtagttcttacctactaactaatcagtaaataaccctctcccaccctccctccctacccccctcgtaaccacaaaagtatgtattcttctcagtttatactatttctcaagatcttataatagtggtgttatacagtatttgtccttttgcctctgactaatttcacttagcataatgccttccaggttcct
This DNA window, taken from Elephas maximus indicus isolate mEleMax1 chromosome 3, mEleMax1 primary haplotype, whole genome shotgun sequence, encodes the following:
- the SLC25A44 gene encoding solute carrier family 25 member 44 isoform X1, which produces MEDKRNIQIIEWEHLDKKKFYVFGVAMTMMIRVSVYPFTLIRTRLQVQKGKSLYHGTFDAFIKILRADGVTGLYRGFLVNTFTLISGQCYVTTYELTRKFVSDYSQSNTVKSLVAGGSASLVAQSITVPIDVVSQHLMMQRRGEKMGRFQVRGDPEGQRVVAFGQTKDIMRQILRADGLRGFYRGYVASLLTYIPNSAVWWPFYHFYAEQLSYLCPKECPHIVFQAISGPLAAATASILTNPMDVIRTRVQVEGKNSIILTFRQLMAEEGPWGLMKGLSARIISSTPSTIVIVVGYESLKKLSLRPELVDSRHW
- the SLC25A44 gene encoding solute carrier family 25 member 44 isoform X2, with protein sequence MEDKRNIQIIEWEHLDKKKFYVFGVAMTMMIRVSVYPFTLIRTRLQVQKGKSLYHGTFDAFIKILRADGVTGLYRGFLVNTFTLISGQCYVTTYELTRKFVSDYSQSNTVKSLVAGGSASLVAQSITVPIDVVSQHLMMQRRGEKMGRFQVRGDPEGQRVVAFGQTKDIMRQILRADGLRGFYRGYVASLLTYIPNSAVWWPFYHFYAAISGPLAAATASILTNPMDVIRTRVQVEGKNSIILTFRQLMAEEGPWGLMKGLSARIISSTPSTIVIVVGYESLKKLSLRPELVDSRHW